One genomic region from Branchiostoma lanceolatum isolate klBraLanc5 chromosome 7, klBraLanc5.hap2, whole genome shotgun sequence encodes:
- the LOC136438518 gene encoding histamine H3 receptor-like codes for MQLPTGTKNDSSLFFPFQIVVFTFSGSNKSSEGRKATAMASASYEEMLASQLSNVTSSMAATESALDYFVSLAATCMPTNTTNVTTDQNITVMTPPPFSNVVSAILALLITVVILVTVFGNLLVIVAFWRTKTLQTTSNYFLMNLAVADLMIGLLAMPPYAPYILTSNWPLGHSMCVSWLALDYCFCSASTLNIMAISLDRYRCVTQAVKYKLHNSKNTTYIQMALVWIIAFLLYGPAIVSWEHVAGKRLIPDRKCFVPFHDNFPFTFTASVVEFFTPFVSVSFFYFKVYKEIRERAKAKLKRKDEYKAPRTSIRRRDGSRGSCNLDIPSSLAPEMTTLTTFASSSSSTGASNRPLRTRKKLSFDHMGRELRVAKTLAIVVVVFAICWTPFTIFTLIRTLCSSCIVDELYEVSFWFLWLNSTINPIVYAAFHTQFRAAFQSLICQWCKITFLAEKEPVKTEQSYKPGVSVVREERTEFRTGDQT; via the exons ATGCAATTGCCAACAGGCACCAAGAATGACTCTTCATTATTCTTTCCATTCCAGATTGTCGTCTTTACATTCAGCGGCTCCAATAAGTCATCGGAAGGAAGGAAGGCAACGGCAATGGCGTCTGCATCTTATGAGGAAATGTTAGCTTCACAGCTTTCAAACGTGACATCTTCGATGGCTGCGACGGAAAGCGCTTTAGATTATTTCGTGTCATTAGCAGCTACCTGCATGCCGACCAACACAACCAATGTGACAACCGACCAGAATATCACGGTCATGACACCGCCGCCATTTTCGAACGTcgtgtccgccatcttggctcTCCTGATCACGGTGGTCATCCTGGTGACCGTGTTCGGCAACCTTCTGGTCATCGTGGCCTTCTGGCGAACCAAGACCCTCCAGACCACGAGTAACTATTTCCTGATGAACTTGGCCGTGGCTGACCTGATGATTGGGCTGCTGGCCATGCCTCCTTACGCACCGTACATTCTGACCAGTAACTGGCCGCTGGGGCACTCCATGTGTGTGTCGTGGTTGGCGTTAGATTATTGTTTCTGCTCGGCGTCAACTCTGAACATCATGGCGATCAGCCTGGACCGGTACCGCTGCGTCACACAG GCTGTCAAATACAAGCTCCACAACTCTAAGAACACCACGTACATCCAAATGGCACTTGTGTGGATCATAGCCTTTTTGCTGTACGGTCCTGCCATCGTGAGCTGGGAGCACGTCGCCGGAAAGAGACTCATCCCTGACCGGAAATGTTTCGTACCCTTCCACGACAACTTCCCCTTTACCTTCACAGCCTCAGTGGTAGAGTTCTTCACCCCGTTCGTTAGCGTGTCCTTCTTCTATTTCAAAGTCTACAAAGAAATCCGAGAGAGAGCTAAAGCGAAGTTGAAGAGAAAGGACGAGTACAAAGCTCCTCGCACTTCCATTAGAAGAAGGGATGGGAGCAGGGGGTCCTGCAATCTTGACATCCCGTCGTCCCTTGCACCGGAAATGACGACGTTGACGACCTTCGCCAGCAGCAGCTCATCCACAGGTGCTTCCAATAGACCTTTGCGGACCAGGAAGAAGCTGTCCTTTGATCACATGGGGCGAGAGCTGCGCGTTGCCAAGACCCTCGCCATCGTGGTGGTCGTGTTTGCCATCTGTTGGACACCGTTCACTATCTTCACACTCATCCGAACGCTTTGCTCGTCCTGTATCGTAGACGAACTGTATGAAGTCTCCTTCTGGTTCTTGTGGCTGAACTCCACCATCAATCCTATCGTTTATGCCGCTTTCCATACGCAGTTCCGGGCAGCATTCCAGTCCCTCATCTGCCAGTGGTGTAAAATAACTTTCCTGGCCGAGAAGGAACCCGTAAAGACCGAACAAAGTTATAAACCAGGAGTCTCGGTTGTTCGTGAAGAAAGGACGGAGTTTCGGACAGGCGATCAGACTTGA
- the LOC136437809 gene encoding epithelial splicing regulatory protein 1-like isoform X1: MMAGSYSNLVVVSCTTAGQAAGELLGSDESEIVHILWSVVDTTANTVSVPVQSLVVKPDHSELSDEAKSRTGLDEGAVADGAPIQAVLEQLHQSLTNGVGAPFCLVVDGQQAMRQCLHPETCKKGISLPDYFYAFFDLRREFRKFQSTSPAPIGSVGDMAQHLGLDVTAVDECQAMCLVIQRLIGSGHKFTDPETVDYKYEPGTYQKSELIDDDTILRVRGLPWQSSDQDIARFFRGLNITKGGVAVCLNPQGRRNGEALVRFASKEHRDLALLRHKHHIGQRYIEVYKATGEDFLKVAGGNANEATAFLRDSAAEVIVRMRGLPYTATAADILNFFGQSCPVAGVEKGILFVRYANGRSTGDAFVLFETEAHAQLALAKHKESLGKRYIELFRSTAAEVQQVWNRYQQFPLIPTTPTMIPMLPQQAITCGSIRDCVRMRGLPYQATHDDVLAFLGEFAVYVRDHGIHMVLNSSGKPSGDCFIQMYSPEAARQAAEKCHRQYMGDRYIEVFQCSGDEMNFVLMGGQLNKNGIVSPPNVYAAEAPVLLDAQMCDYLGQQMTATASGPAAAAAAAAVAAANQYQQYPGYPPQVQVPQMSILPQGMMQSPRGIPSPAAATSPYYTSAAAAAAAAAAAAGYPPAMYPQYYFPSPPVSPTSVGYYPPPSPVLRMRGIPYNAGVHDVVNFFGGYQVPPEYVQMLVDVLGRPTGEAIVTFLSHEFAQKALLEKNRQLLGSQPVELAPLELVPAL; encoded by the exons ATGATGGCGGGCTCGTACAGTAACCTAGTGGTGGTGTCGTGCACCACGGCCGGGCAGGCGGCCGGAGAGCTGCTCGGATCCGACGAGAGCGAGATCGTACACATCCTGTGGTCCGTCGTGGATACCACAGCCAACACG GTGTCCGTACCTGTCCAGAGTCTGGTGGTCAAGCCCGATCACAGCGAACTTTCCGACGAGGCCAAGTCGAGGACCGGGTTGGACGAAGGAGCCGTTGCCGACGGAGCGCCCATCCAGGCCGTCTTAGAACAG CTACACCAGTCTCTCACCAACGGCGTCGGGGCGCCTTTCTGTCTTGTTGTGGACGGGCAGCAGGCCATGAGACAGTGCCTTCACCCAGAAACCTGCAAGAAGGGCATCAGCCTGCCCGACTACTTCTACGCCTTCTTCGACTTGAGACGGGAGTTTCGGAAATTCCAGTCGACCTCCCCAGCGCCGATCGGCTCGGTCGGAGACATGGCACAAC ACCTTGGACTGGACGTAACTGCAGTAGACGAATGTCAAGCCATGTGCCTGGTCATCCAAAGGCTGATCGGCTCAG GTCACAAGTTCACAGACCCTGAAACAGTGGACTACAAGTACGAACCGGGAACATA CCAAAAGAGTGAGCTTATCGATGACGACACCATACTGCGCGTGCGCGGTCTGCCATGGCAGTCTTCCGATCAGGACATCGCTAGGTTTTTCCGAGGACTCAACATCACCAA AGGAGGAGTTGCGGTCTGTTTGAACCCTCAGGGAAGGAGAAACGGGGAGGCGCTGGTTAGGTTCGCTTCTAAGGAACACAGAGACCTCGCGCTACTCAGACATAAGCACCACATAGGCCAGAGATATATAGAG GTTTACAAAGCCACAGGAGAGGACTTCTTGAAAGTAGCCGGAG GAAACGCTAACGAAGCCACGGCGTTCCTTAGGGACAGCGCAGCAGAAGTCATCGTGCGCATGCGTGGTCTTCCCTACACTGCCACTGCTGCTGATATT TTGAATTTCTTCGGCCAGAGTTGCCCAGTCGCCGGCGTAGAAAAAGGGATACTCTTCGTGAGGTACGCTAACGGACGGTCGACGGGAGACGCCTTCGTGCTGTTTGAGACCGAAGCTCACGCCCAGCTTGCGCTAGCCAAGCACAAGGAGTCCCTGGGCAAGCGTTACATCGAGCTGTTCAGGAGCACGGCGGCCGAGGTGCAGCAG GTGTGGAACCGTTACCAACAGTTCCCGCTCATTCCCACCACCCCCACCATGATTCCCATGCTGCCTCAGCAGGCCATCACCTGTGGGTCCATCCGGGACTGCGTGCGCATGCGCGGACTGCCTTACCAAGCGACCCACGATGACGTGTTGGCCTTCCTTGGAGAGTTCGCCGTCTACGTCCGGGACCACGGCATCCATATGGTGCTCAACTCATCG GGCAAGCCATCCGGAGACTGTTTCATCCAGATGTACTCCCCGGAGGCAGCTCGCCAGGCGGCTGAGAAGTGTCACCGCCAGTACATGGGCGATCGCTACATCGAAGTCTTCCAGTGCTCTGGTGACGAGATGAACTTCGTGCTGATGGGGGGTCAGCTGAACAAGAACGGCATCGTCTCGCCCC CTAACGTGTATGCAGCAGAAGCTCCAGTCCTACTCGATGCCCAAATGTGTGACTACCTAGGCCAGCAAATGACGG CCACGGCCTCTGGTCCAGCAGCAGCGGCCGCAGCAGCCGCGGTGGCAGCAGCGAACCAGTACCAGCAGTACCCGGGGTACCCACCGCAGGTCCAGGTGCCGCAGATGTCCATCTTACCGCAGGGGATGATGCAGAGCCCCCGGGGGATCCCAAGCCCGGCCGCCGCCACCTCACCCTACTACACCTCGGCAGCAGCAGCGGCAGCAGCGGCGGCGGCAGCAGCAGGCTACCCTCCCGCCATGTACCCGCAGTACTACTTCCCCAGCCCGCCCGTCTCCCCGACCAGCGTGGGCTACTACCCGCCACCTTCACCGGTGCTACGCATGCGCGGGATACCGTACAACGCAGGAGTCCATGACGTAGTCAACTTCTTCGGAggttatcag GTGCCTCCTGAGTACGTGCAGATGCTTGTTGATGTGCTGGGAAGACCGACCGGAGAGGCCATCGTGACCTTCCTCTCCCACGAGTTTGCGCAGAAGGCCCTTCTGGAGAAGAACAGACAACTTTTGGGGAGTCAGCCGGTGGAGCTGGCGCCACTGGAGTTGGTCCCAGCACTGTAG
- the LOC136437809 gene encoding epithelial splicing regulatory protein 1-like isoform X2, which yields MMAGSYSNLVVVSCTTAGQAAGELLGSDESEIVHILWSVVDTTANTVSVPVQSLVVKPDHSELSDEAKSRTGLDEGAVADGAPIQAVLEQLHQSLTNGVGAPFCLVVDGQQAMRQCLHPETCKKGISLPDYFYAFFDLRREFRKFQSTSPAPIGSVGDMAQHLGLDVTAVDECQAMCLVIQRLIGSGHKFTDPETVDYKYEPGTYQKSELIDDDTILRVRGLPWQSSDQDIARFFRGLNITKGGVAVCLNPQGRRNGEALVRFASKEHRDLALLRHKHHIGQRYIEVYKATGEDFLKVAGGNANEATAFLRDSAAEVIVRMRGLPYTATAADILNFFGQSCPVAGVEKGILFVRYANGRSTGDAFVLFETEAHAQLALAKHKESLGKRYIELFRSTAAEVQQVWNRYQQFPLIPTTPTMIPMLPQQAITCGSIRDCVRMRGLPYQATHDDVLAFLGEFAVYVRDHGIHMVLNSSGKPSGDCFIQMYSPEAARQAAEKCHRQYMGDRYIEVFQCSGDEMNFVLMGGQLNKNGIVSPPTASGPAAAAAAAAVAAANQYQQYPGYPPQVQVPQMSILPQGMMQSPRGIPSPAAATSPYYTSAAAAAAAAAAAAGYPPAMYPQYYFPSPPVSPTSVGYYPPPSPVLRMRGIPYNAGVHDVVNFFGGYQVPPEYVQMLVDVLGRPTGEAIVTFLSHEFAQKALLEKNRQLLGSQPVELAPLELVPAL from the exons ATGATGGCGGGCTCGTACAGTAACCTAGTGGTGGTGTCGTGCACCACGGCCGGGCAGGCGGCCGGAGAGCTGCTCGGATCCGACGAGAGCGAGATCGTACACATCCTGTGGTCCGTCGTGGATACCACAGCCAACACG GTGTCCGTACCTGTCCAGAGTCTGGTGGTCAAGCCCGATCACAGCGAACTTTCCGACGAGGCCAAGTCGAGGACCGGGTTGGACGAAGGAGCCGTTGCCGACGGAGCGCCCATCCAGGCCGTCTTAGAACAG CTACACCAGTCTCTCACCAACGGCGTCGGGGCGCCTTTCTGTCTTGTTGTGGACGGGCAGCAGGCCATGAGACAGTGCCTTCACCCAGAAACCTGCAAGAAGGGCATCAGCCTGCCCGACTACTTCTACGCCTTCTTCGACTTGAGACGGGAGTTTCGGAAATTCCAGTCGACCTCCCCAGCGCCGATCGGCTCGGTCGGAGACATGGCACAAC ACCTTGGACTGGACGTAACTGCAGTAGACGAATGTCAAGCCATGTGCCTGGTCATCCAAAGGCTGATCGGCTCAG GTCACAAGTTCACAGACCCTGAAACAGTGGACTACAAGTACGAACCGGGAACATA CCAAAAGAGTGAGCTTATCGATGACGACACCATACTGCGCGTGCGCGGTCTGCCATGGCAGTCTTCCGATCAGGACATCGCTAGGTTTTTCCGAGGACTCAACATCACCAA AGGAGGAGTTGCGGTCTGTTTGAACCCTCAGGGAAGGAGAAACGGGGAGGCGCTGGTTAGGTTCGCTTCTAAGGAACACAGAGACCTCGCGCTACTCAGACATAAGCACCACATAGGCCAGAGATATATAGAG GTTTACAAAGCCACAGGAGAGGACTTCTTGAAAGTAGCCGGAG GAAACGCTAACGAAGCCACGGCGTTCCTTAGGGACAGCGCAGCAGAAGTCATCGTGCGCATGCGTGGTCTTCCCTACACTGCCACTGCTGCTGATATT TTGAATTTCTTCGGCCAGAGTTGCCCAGTCGCCGGCGTAGAAAAAGGGATACTCTTCGTGAGGTACGCTAACGGACGGTCGACGGGAGACGCCTTCGTGCTGTTTGAGACCGAAGCTCACGCCCAGCTTGCGCTAGCCAAGCACAAGGAGTCCCTGGGCAAGCGTTACATCGAGCTGTTCAGGAGCACGGCGGCCGAGGTGCAGCAG GTGTGGAACCGTTACCAACAGTTCCCGCTCATTCCCACCACCCCCACCATGATTCCCATGCTGCCTCAGCAGGCCATCACCTGTGGGTCCATCCGGGACTGCGTGCGCATGCGCGGACTGCCTTACCAAGCGACCCACGATGACGTGTTGGCCTTCCTTGGAGAGTTCGCCGTCTACGTCCGGGACCACGGCATCCATATGGTGCTCAACTCATCG GGCAAGCCATCCGGAGACTGTTTCATCCAGATGTACTCCCCGGAGGCAGCTCGCCAGGCGGCTGAGAAGTGTCACCGCCAGTACATGGGCGATCGCTACATCGAAGTCTTCCAGTGCTCTGGTGACGAGATGAACTTCGTGCTGATGGGGGGTCAGCTGAACAAGAACGGCATCGTCTCGCCCC CCACGGCCTCTGGTCCAGCAGCAGCGGCCGCAGCAGCCGCGGTGGCAGCAGCGAACCAGTACCAGCAGTACCCGGGGTACCCACCGCAGGTCCAGGTGCCGCAGATGTCCATCTTACCGCAGGGGATGATGCAGAGCCCCCGGGGGATCCCAAGCCCGGCCGCCGCCACCTCACCCTACTACACCTCGGCAGCAGCAGCGGCAGCAGCGGCGGCGGCAGCAGCAGGCTACCCTCCCGCCATGTACCCGCAGTACTACTTCCCCAGCCCGCCCGTCTCCCCGACCAGCGTGGGCTACTACCCGCCACCTTCACCGGTGCTACGCATGCGCGGGATACCGTACAACGCAGGAGTCCATGACGTAGTCAACTTCTTCGGAggttatcag GTGCCTCCTGAGTACGTGCAGATGCTTGTTGATGTGCTGGGAAGACCGACCGGAGAGGCCATCGTGACCTTCCTCTCCCACGAGTTTGCGCAGAAGGCCCTTCTGGAGAAGAACAGACAACTTTTGGGGAGTCAGCCGGTGGAGCTGGCGCCACTGGAGTTGGTCCCAGCACTGTAG
- the LOC136437809 gene encoding epithelial splicing regulatory protein 1-like isoform X3 produces the protein MMAGSYSNLVVVSCTTAGQAAGELLGSDESEIVHILWSVVDTTANTVSVPVQSLVVKPDHSELSDEAKSRTGLDEGAVADGAPIQAVLEQLHQSLTNGVGAPFCLVVDGQQAMRQCLHPETCKKGISLPDYFYAFFDLRREFRKFQSTSPAPIGSVGDMAQHLGLDVTAVDECQAMCLVIQRLIGSGHKFTDPETVDYKYEPGTYQKSELIDDDTILRVRGLPWQSSDQDIARFFRGLNITKGGVAVCLNPQGRRNGEALVRFASKEHRDLALLRHKHHIGQRYIEVYKATGEDFLKVAGGNANEATAFLRDSAAEVIVRMRGLPYTATAADILNFFGQSCPVAGVEKGILFVRYANGRSTGDAFVLFETEAHAQLALAKHKESLGKRYIELFRSTAAEVQQVWNRYQQFPLIPTTPTMIPMLPQQAITCGSIRDCVRMRGLPYQATHDDVLAFLGEFAVYVRDHGIHMVLNSSGKPSGDCFIQMYSPEAARQAAEKCHRQYMGDRYIEVFQCSGDEMNFVLMGGQLNKNGIVSPPNVYAAEAPVLLDAQMCDYLGQQMTATASGPAAAAAAAAVAAANQYQQYPGYPPQVQVPQMSILPQGMMQSPRGIPSPAAATSPYYTSAAAAAAAAAAAAGYPPAMYPQYYFPSPPVSPTSVGYYPPPSPVLRMRGIPYNAGVHDVVNFFGGYQVGAS, from the exons ATGATGGCGGGCTCGTACAGTAACCTAGTGGTGGTGTCGTGCACCACGGCCGGGCAGGCGGCCGGAGAGCTGCTCGGATCCGACGAGAGCGAGATCGTACACATCCTGTGGTCCGTCGTGGATACCACAGCCAACACG GTGTCCGTACCTGTCCAGAGTCTGGTGGTCAAGCCCGATCACAGCGAACTTTCCGACGAGGCCAAGTCGAGGACCGGGTTGGACGAAGGAGCCGTTGCCGACGGAGCGCCCATCCAGGCCGTCTTAGAACAG CTACACCAGTCTCTCACCAACGGCGTCGGGGCGCCTTTCTGTCTTGTTGTGGACGGGCAGCAGGCCATGAGACAGTGCCTTCACCCAGAAACCTGCAAGAAGGGCATCAGCCTGCCCGACTACTTCTACGCCTTCTTCGACTTGAGACGGGAGTTTCGGAAATTCCAGTCGACCTCCCCAGCGCCGATCGGCTCGGTCGGAGACATGGCACAAC ACCTTGGACTGGACGTAACTGCAGTAGACGAATGTCAAGCCATGTGCCTGGTCATCCAAAGGCTGATCGGCTCAG GTCACAAGTTCACAGACCCTGAAACAGTGGACTACAAGTACGAACCGGGAACATA CCAAAAGAGTGAGCTTATCGATGACGACACCATACTGCGCGTGCGCGGTCTGCCATGGCAGTCTTCCGATCAGGACATCGCTAGGTTTTTCCGAGGACTCAACATCACCAA AGGAGGAGTTGCGGTCTGTTTGAACCCTCAGGGAAGGAGAAACGGGGAGGCGCTGGTTAGGTTCGCTTCTAAGGAACACAGAGACCTCGCGCTACTCAGACATAAGCACCACATAGGCCAGAGATATATAGAG GTTTACAAAGCCACAGGAGAGGACTTCTTGAAAGTAGCCGGAG GAAACGCTAACGAAGCCACGGCGTTCCTTAGGGACAGCGCAGCAGAAGTCATCGTGCGCATGCGTGGTCTTCCCTACACTGCCACTGCTGCTGATATT TTGAATTTCTTCGGCCAGAGTTGCCCAGTCGCCGGCGTAGAAAAAGGGATACTCTTCGTGAGGTACGCTAACGGACGGTCGACGGGAGACGCCTTCGTGCTGTTTGAGACCGAAGCTCACGCCCAGCTTGCGCTAGCCAAGCACAAGGAGTCCCTGGGCAAGCGTTACATCGAGCTGTTCAGGAGCACGGCGGCCGAGGTGCAGCAG GTGTGGAACCGTTACCAACAGTTCCCGCTCATTCCCACCACCCCCACCATGATTCCCATGCTGCCTCAGCAGGCCATCACCTGTGGGTCCATCCGGGACTGCGTGCGCATGCGCGGACTGCCTTACCAAGCGACCCACGATGACGTGTTGGCCTTCCTTGGAGAGTTCGCCGTCTACGTCCGGGACCACGGCATCCATATGGTGCTCAACTCATCG GGCAAGCCATCCGGAGACTGTTTCATCCAGATGTACTCCCCGGAGGCAGCTCGCCAGGCGGCTGAGAAGTGTCACCGCCAGTACATGGGCGATCGCTACATCGAAGTCTTCCAGTGCTCTGGTGACGAGATGAACTTCGTGCTGATGGGGGGTCAGCTGAACAAGAACGGCATCGTCTCGCCCC CTAACGTGTATGCAGCAGAAGCTCCAGTCCTACTCGATGCCCAAATGTGTGACTACCTAGGCCAGCAAATGACGG CCACGGCCTCTGGTCCAGCAGCAGCGGCCGCAGCAGCCGCGGTGGCAGCAGCGAACCAGTACCAGCAGTACCCGGGGTACCCACCGCAGGTCCAGGTGCCGCAGATGTCCATCTTACCGCAGGGGATGATGCAGAGCCCCCGGGGGATCCCAAGCCCGGCCGCCGCCACCTCACCCTACTACACCTCGGCAGCAGCAGCGGCAGCAGCGGCGGCGGCAGCAGCAGGCTACCCTCCCGCCATGTACCCGCAGTACTACTTCCCCAGCCCGCCCGTCTCCCCGACCAGCGTGGGCTACTACCCGCCACCTTCACCGGTGCTACGCATGCGCGGGATACCGTACAACGCAGGAGTCCATGACGTAGTCAACTTCTTCGGAggttatcaggttg GTGCCTCCTGA